A stretch of the Papaver somniferum cultivar HN1 chromosome 6, ASM357369v1, whole genome shotgun sequence genome encodes the following:
- the LOC113286835 gene encoding probable mitochondrial adenine nucleotide transporter BTL3: MLGGFRIDSFENPPAGGGGGGLFLESTVPISFVSFISSRIDCSNPSFCSSSSSSTRVLKKLASNSSNGFFERKERGINGFLSVSLSSSGNSEYVEESSNSLLKQENGENMMNVVEESVEKKQTQKQQNRIRLRQKGAMNTTKHLWSGAIAAMVSRTFVAPLERLKLEYILRGEKKNLFELIKTIAANQGLKGFWKGNFVNILRTAPFKAINFYAYDTYRKNLLKMSGNESTTNVERFLAGASAGITATILCLPLDTIRTKLVAPGGESLGGVVGAFRHMLQTEGFFSLYKGLLPSILSMAPAGAVFYGVYDILKSAYLHSPEGRNRTKYMNQQGQELNAFDQLELGPFRTLLYGAISGACAEAATYPFEVVRRQLQMQVKATRLSPLATCAKIVERGGVPALYAGLIPSLLQVLPSAGISYFVYEFMKIIFKVE; encoded by the exons ATGTTAGGAGGATTTAGGATTGATTCCTTTGAGAATCCTcctgctggtggtggtggaggaggattGTTTTTAGAATCAACTGTTCCGATTTCTTTCGTTTCATTCATTTCATCAAGAATTGATTGCTCAAAtccttctttttgttcttcttcatcgtcatcaactagggttttgaaaaaattgGCTTCTAATTCTTCTAATGGATTTTTTGAGAGAAAAGAGAGGGGAATTAATGGTTTTCTTAGTGTTAGTTTGTCAAGTAGTGGGAATAGTGAGTATGTGGAGGAATCATCCAATAGTTTATTGAAGCAGGAGAATGGGGAGAATATGATGAATGTGGTGGAGGAATCAGTAGAGAAGAAACAGACACAGAAGCAACAGAATAGAATTAGGTTAAGACAGAAAGGTGCTATGAATACTACTAAGCATTTATGGTCAGGTGCAATTGCTGCCATGGTTTCTAG AACCTTTGTGGCTCCACTTGAGAGACTAAAGCTTGAATACATACTACGTGGTGAGAAGAAGAATCTCTTTGAACTCATTAAGACAATTGCTGCTAATCAAGGCTTGAAAGGATTCTGGAAAGGGAATTTTGTCAATATACTTCGTACAGCCCCATTTAAAGCTATCAATTTCTATGCTTATGATACATACAGAAAGAATCTGCTCAAAATGTCCGGGAATGAAAGTACCACGAATGTTGAGAGGTTTCTCGCTGGTGCTTCAGCTGGCATTACTGCTACCATACTCTGCTTACCATTAGACACG ATCCGAACAAAGCTTGTAGCACCTGGTGGCGAGTCCttgggtggtgttgttggtgCTTTCCGACACATGCTACAAACTGAAGGGTTCTTTTCACTGTACAAGGGCTTACTACCATCTATTCTCAGCATGGCACCTGCAGGTGCTGTTTTTTATGGAGTGTATGACATATTGAAGTCAGCTTACTTACATTCACCAGAAGGAAGAAACAGAACCAAGTACATGAATCAACAAGGACAGGAACTGAATGCTTTCGACCAGTTGGAGTTGGGTCCCTTTAGAACCTTACTCTATGGGGCAATTTCTGGTGCTTGTGCTGAAGCTGCGACTTACCCATTTGAAGTTGTGAGGAGGCAACTTCAAATGCAAGTTAAGGCAACAAGGTTGAGTCCTCTGGCAACGTGTGCTAAGATAGTAGAGCGAGGAGGCGTTCCAGCTCTCTATGCAGGGCTAATCCCCAGCTTATTACAG GTTCTTCCGTCGGCTGGTATAAGTTACTTCGTCTACGAGTTCATGAAGATAATTTTCAAAGTTGAATGA